From Vicinamibacteria bacterium:
CCGAGCTGGCTCACGTGCTGGTCATGTCCGTGAACCCCGGCTTTGGTGGCCAGGCCTTCCTGCCCGCCAGCCTGGACAAGGTCCGGCGCCTGAAGCGGATGCTGCAGGAACGTGGGCTGCATGCCCAGATCGAGGTGGACGGCGGCGTCGACGCCCAGAACATACGCTCCCTCCTGGACGCGGGGGCCGACGTATTCGTGGCGGGCAGCGCCGTCTTCGGGCAGGGAGACGCCGAGGCCGGGGTCCGGCGCTTGATCGAGGCCTGCCGGTGACCACTCCCTCCTCGTCCACCATCCGCGTCCGCTACGCGGAGACCGACCAGATGGGGGTGGCCTACCACGGCGACTACTTCGCCTGGTTCGAGGTGGGGCGCACCGACCTCCTTCGCCACCGCGGCCTCACCTACCGGGAACTCGAGCAGCAGGACCTGCGTCTGCCCGTCATCGAGACGGGGGCCCGCTTTTTGCGGCCGGCCCTCTACGACGACGAGCTCGAGATCCGCACGCGGGTGACTTCCCTCACGGGGGCCCGGATCACCTTT
This genomic window contains:
- a CDS encoding thioesterase family protein, producing the protein MTTPSSSTIRVRYAETDQMGVAYHGDYFAWFEVGRTDLLRHRGLTYRELEQQDLRLPVIETGARFLRPALYDDELEIRTRVTSLTGARITFEYEVRRTGADGILATAFTAHAAVDGRGRPRRFPPALRSRLE